From a region of the Paenibacillus sp. R14(2021) genome:
- a CDS encoding ABC transporter permease: protein MGMPLFRFLFRKMWNTRWMTLSSLAGLIIAVAFATSIPMYADGALKRVVAQSLKDESGGLPAGSLLMRYQETSNKTDLNGLNTVESYIKDDIPSLIGFPFTTFAQNLSIRSGELTPEDPTKVDASRVRTMALTTMAGLDKKSELTQGRWFADAVGDNDTVEAVIMEEAMYRNDIHIGDVFEYPIYSGLNLTLRVKIVGAYKPLKETDPFWYQGIEGTMGTLAIGDKAFHQGLLKDRKIPIHTASWYYAFDLKEIQTSQLASLNKTLDRLNIDLYQRLKDTRVEISFAKLLGEFKKQSLQLQLLLFTLAAPMLAMVFYFIAMNARQALDKQRSDIAVLRSRGAGTRQIIGIYLLEGLMLGIIALVVGPLIGWFMAKSIGSANGFLEFVNRKSLPVGFSTDAVMAGLGAVVLALMATIIPAVIYAKASIVDYKKQIARSDRKPLWQRWYGDVLLLGVAGYGWYLFNERQMISVKSNLTTDQLNVQPFLFFVPALAIFAMGLFFLRIFPWLLKLFNWLGKKLLPVPLYLTLTQLSRSSKGYYPLMILLILTLGLGVYNASAARTIDMNSTERTLYKFGTDVVVQTVWEGKTEVIDTGGSDSGGNQGGGNGGSGGGGNGSGGSGGNGNGGGQGGGGNGGGTSVPTRINYSEPPFEIFKSLDGVEAAARVLQTKGNIVVSGRSIGQGTVMGIDNVDFSKVGWFRNDLFPYHPFQYLNNLGLYEQAAIIPSNVAKKYQLKLGDTISAGLQDGVVEFAIVGIVPYWPSQYPDQSPFIIANLDYIYDQVPIIPYEVWLKMKPGALTGPIMKQLEAKGIELADVKDVRIELAAQSKLPTRGGVFGILSLGFLVSIIISLTGYILFWFFNLSGRIVQFGVLRAMGLSRKQLTGMLLLEQIFTAGLSIGLGILIGKIASLLFLPFLQTTENVANSVPPFRVVFDSKDTTQLYIVVACMMLMGAVLLLAHIRRLRVHQAVKMGEER from the coding sequence CGGGTTGTAGCCCAGTCGCTTAAAGACGAGAGCGGCGGCTTGCCGGCAGGATCGCTGCTGATGCGTTATCAGGAGACGTCAAACAAGACCGATCTGAACGGTCTGAATACCGTGGAGAGCTACATTAAGGACGATATTCCGTCCTTGATCGGATTTCCGTTCACGACCTTTGCGCAGAATTTATCGATTCGCAGCGGCGAGCTGACACCAGAGGATCCAACGAAGGTAGATGCAAGCCGAGTGCGCACCATGGCGCTTACGACGATGGCCGGCCTTGATAAGAAGTCGGAGCTGACGCAGGGCCGCTGGTTCGCTGACGCGGTCGGCGACAACGACACGGTCGAAGCCGTTATTATGGAAGAAGCGATGTACCGCAACGATATTCATATCGGCGATGTGTTCGAGTATCCCATCTACAGCGGGCTTAATCTCACGCTGCGCGTCAAAATCGTGGGTGCCTACAAGCCGCTCAAGGAAACAGATCCTTTCTGGTACCAAGGTATTGAAGGGACCATGGGCACGCTCGCGATCGGAGATAAAGCCTTCCATCAAGGACTTCTCAAGGATCGCAAAATTCCGATTCACACGGCGAGCTGGTACTATGCCTTCGATTTGAAGGAGATTCAAACGAGCCAGCTGGCTTCGCTGAACAAGACGCTCGACCGGCTTAATATCGATCTCTACCAGCGGCTCAAAGACACGCGGGTAGAAATCTCCTTCGCGAAGCTGCTCGGCGAGTTCAAGAAGCAGAGTCTTCAGCTGCAGCTGCTGCTCTTCACGCTTGCGGCACCGATGCTGGCGATGGTGTTCTATTTTATCGCGATGAATGCAAGACAGGCGCTCGATAAACAGCGGAGCGATATCGCCGTGCTGCGAAGCCGAGGTGCCGGGACGCGCCAAATCATCGGCATCTATCTCTTGGAGGGTTTGATGCTCGGCATCATCGCGCTCGTAGTCGGACCGCTCATCGGGTGGTTCATGGCGAAGAGCATCGGCTCCGCCAACGGCTTCCTGGAGTTCGTCAACCGTAAGTCTCTGCCGGTCGGCTTCTCCACCGATGCCGTTATGGCCGGCTTGGGCGCAGTCGTGCTCGCGTTGATGGCGACGATTATTCCTGCCGTCATCTATGCGAAGGCTTCGATTGTCGATTACAAGAAGCAGATTGCCCGTTCCGACCGCAAGCCGCTCTGGCAGCGCTGGTACGGCGATGTGCTGCTGCTCGGCGTAGCCGGTTACGGCTGGTATTTGTTTAATGAACGTCAGATGATTTCGGTAAAGAGCAACTTGACGACGGATCAGCTCAATGTGCAGCCTTTCTTGTTCTTCGTGCCGGCACTGGCGATCTTCGCGATGGGATTGTTCTTCCTGCGAATATTCCCATGGCTCCTGAAGCTGTTCAACTGGCTCGGGAAGAAGCTGCTGCCTGTTCCGCTTTACTTGACGCTGACGCAGCTATCTCGGTCATCCAAGGGCTATTATCCGCTTATGATTCTGCTCATTCTGACACTGGGGCTCGGCGTGTATAACGCTTCTGCTGCCCGGACCATCGATATGAACTCGACGGAACGTACACTTTATAAATTCGGTACGGATGTCGTGGTTCAGACGGTATGGGAAGGGAAAACAGAAGTTATCGATACGGGCGGCAGCGACTCAGGCGGCAATCAAGGCGGCGGAAACGGAGGTTCCGGCGGTGGCGGCAATGGCTCCGGCGGAAGCGGTGGCAACGGTAATGGCGGCGGCCAAGGTGGCGGAGGAAACGGCGGCGGTACGTCGGTTCCAACGCGAATTAACTATTCCGAGCCTCCTTTCGAAATCTTCAAGAGCTTGGACGGCGTCGAAGCCGCTGCCCGTGTTCTTCAGACGAAAGGCAACATCGTCGTATCGGGTCGTTCCATTGGCCAAGGCACGGTCATGGGCATCGATAATGTCGATTTTTCCAAGGTCGGTTGGTTCCGAAATGATTTGTTTCCGTATCATCCGTTTCAATACTTGAACAATCTGGGTCTCTACGAACAGGCTGCAATCATTCCATCTAATGTCGCGAAGAAGTATCAGCTGAAGCTTGGGGATACGATCAGTGCCGGACTTCAGGACGGCGTGGTGGAATTCGCAATCGTCGGCATCGTACCTTACTGGCCGAGTCAATATCCGGACCAGTCGCCGTTCATCATTGCAAATCTCGACTATATCTATGACCAGGTACCGATCATTCCTTACGAGGTTTGGCTGAAAATGAAACCGGGTGCCTTGACCGGACCGATCATGAAGCAGCTGGAGGCTAAAGGCATCGAGCTCGCCGATGTAAAAGACGTTCGCATCGAGTTGGCCGCGCAATCCAAGCTTCCTACGCGCGGCGGTGTCTTCGGGATTCTGAGCCTTGGCTTCTTGGTCTCAATCATTATCTCGCTGACGGGATACATCCTGTTCTGGTTCTTCAATTTATCCGGCAGGATCGTGCAGTTCGGCGTGCTTCGAGCGATGGGGTTGTCGCGCAAGCAGCTGACAGGCATGCTGCTTCTGGAGCAGATCTTTACAGCTGGACTGTCCATCGGACTCGGCATCCTGATCGGCAAAATCGCAAGCTTGCTGTTTCTGCCGTTTCTGCAGACGACCGAGAACGTTGCGAATTCGGTTCCGCCGTTTAGAGTCGTATTCGATTCCAAAGATACGACGCAGCTGTATATCGTTGTTGCCTGCATGATGCTGATGGGCGCAGTGCTGCTGCTGGCCCATATCCGCAGACTCCGCGTACATCAGGCGGTCAAGATGGGAGAGGAGCGGTAA
- a CDS encoding ABC transporter ATP-binding protein, translating to MITCEGLVKIYKSDDLEVVALQGLNLHVSEGEMMAIIGNSGSGKSTLLNILGGLDRPSAGSVSVGPWDLLKITDEQLVSYKRETVGFIWQNNARNLLPYLTALENVEMPMMLSSKLDRAYAKQLLEWVGLKERMHNKLHQLSGGEQQRVAIAISLSNRPKLLLADEPTGSVDTRTSDLIMDIFRRLNKEIGITIVIVTHDLTLAHKVDRVVAIRDGLTSTEFIKRNPNLDDEFEHPSGSQQGAVHEEYVVVDRVGRLQIPKTYLTALQITDKASMEFDGERIIISPPKSLEG from the coding sequence ATGATTACATGCGAAGGGCTAGTCAAAATTTACAAATCGGACGATCTCGAGGTCGTTGCGCTGCAAGGCTTGAACCTTCATGTAAGTGAAGGGGAGATGATGGCGATCATCGGAAACAGCGGAAGCGGTAAGTCGACGCTGCTCAACATTCTAGGCGGTCTCGACCGCCCTTCCGCCGGCAGCGTCAGCGTCGGTCCGTGGGATTTGCTCAAGATCACCGATGAGCAGCTTGTTTCCTACAAACGCGAAACGGTCGGCTTCATTTGGCAAAACAATGCGCGCAACCTGCTGCCTTACCTGACGGCGCTCGAGAATGTGGAAATGCCGATGATGCTTTCCTCCAAGCTGGACCGCGCCTACGCGAAGCAGCTGCTCGAATGGGTCGGCTTGAAGGAGCGGATGCATAACAAGCTCCATCAGCTCTCGGGCGGTGAGCAGCAGCGGGTCGCGATTGCGATTTCGTTGTCCAATCGGCCAAAGCTGCTTCTTGCCGATGAGCCGACGGGGTCCGTCGACACGCGGACCTCGGACCTCATCATGGATATTTTCCGCAGGCTGAACAAGGAAATCGGCATTACGATCGTCATCGTTACGCATGATTTGACGCTTGCGCATAAGGTCGATCGCGTCGTCGCCATTCGAGATGGGCTTACGAGCACTGAATTTATTAAACGCAATCCAAATTTGGATGACGAGTTCGAACATCCTTCCGGGTCGCAGCAAGGCGCGGTGCATGAAGAATATGTCGTGGTGGATCGCGTCGGCAGGCTTCAAATCCCGAAAACGTATTTAACGGCTTTACAAATTACAGATAAAGCATCGATGGAATTTGACGGCGAGCGAATCATTATTTCGCCGCCCAAATCATTGGAGGGGTAA
- a CDS encoding ABC transporter substrate-binding protein encodes MEKIAMRSKGKMVLKASALAVTAGLMASSLAACSKGDGNSDAERHVLRVGFLYSNSDNEQYLRQQFTDGYELLHPNIDIEIVSAINYDDQRYEEPDPNKKQPDPYEKLKDMLNGKNPVDVVVVDSGNLKRLAQDNMLTKLDTIIQDKEFDIDDFVPSVIDGIKDAGDGSIYALTPTFSSSALYYNKKLFTDAGVEPPKDGMQWPDIINLAKRVAKGEGKERKFGFSFNRYVGDPFWDSQTYSAPLQLKIFDNKAEKMTVDTPQWKKVWTDIADLYQAKIIPTQEDVNNGGGMGGGGIKKEAFNPFQGDLFISGRLAMTIGGYDYISELSKAKDAAVKNTKLPNVDWDVVTVPTFAEVPDVGGNIYLNNLMAINAKAQNSEDAWDFIQFNNSKEWAKLKSRSTYEMVSRKSFLKPKDGMDYNIAAFYTLKPVPAQDPAIDKLYQDRPNLYQVQQIAQPLFQEVMQKKKSVEQALKEWQTKGDVLLQKIKENPNGPLDGVGGGPIGVGNAGGAAVNYGG; translated from the coding sequence ATGGAGAAGATTGCAATGCGTTCAAAAGGGAAAATGGTGCTTAAAGCGTCGGCACTGGCGGTAACCGCGGGATTAATGGCTTCCAGCCTCGCAGCCTGCAGTAAGGGAGACGGCAACAGCGATGCGGAGCGTCACGTGCTGCGCGTCGGATTCTTGTATTCCAACTCCGATAACGAGCAGTATTTGCGCCAACAGTTTACGGATGGGTATGAATTGCTGCATCCCAACATCGATATCGAGATTGTCTCGGCAATCAATTATGACGATCAGCGCTACGAAGAGCCGGATCCGAACAAGAAACAACCTGATCCTTACGAGAAGCTTAAAGACATGCTGAACGGCAAAAACCCTGTCGATGTCGTGGTTGTCGATTCCGGCAATCTGAAACGCCTCGCACAGGATAATATGCTGACTAAGCTGGATACGATCATTCAGGATAAAGAGTTCGATATCGATGATTTTGTTCCTTCTGTCATTGATGGAATCAAGGACGCAGGAGACGGGTCCATCTACGCTCTGACGCCGACATTCAGCTCCTCGGCACTTTATTACAATAAGAAGCTCTTTACGGATGCAGGCGTTGAACCGCCGAAGGACGGCATGCAATGGCCGGATATAATCAATTTGGCGAAGCGCGTGGCGAAGGGTGAAGGCAAGGAACGTAAATTCGGCTTCTCCTTCAACCGTTACGTTGGCGATCCATTCTGGGATTCCCAGACGTATTCGGCTCCGCTTCAGCTGAAAATCTTCGATAATAAAGCAGAGAAAATGACCGTCGATACACCGCAATGGAAGAAGGTTTGGACGGATATTGCAGACCTTTACCAAGCGAAGATCATCCCTACGCAAGAAGACGTGAACAACGGCGGCGGTATGGGCGGAGGAGGCATTAAGAAGGAAGCCTTCAACCCGTTCCAAGGCGATTTGTTCATCAGCGGCCGTCTTGCTATGACGATCGGCGGCTATGATTACATCAGCGAGCTTTCCAAAGCGAAGGATGCCGCGGTGAAGAACACGAAGCTTCCGAACGTGGACTGGGATGTTGTGACCGTGCCGACGTTCGCGGAAGTGCCTGATGTCGGCGGCAACATCTACTTGAACAATCTGATGGCGATCAATGCGAAAGCGCAAAACAGCGAGGATGCGTGGGATTTCATCCAATTCAACAACAGCAAGGAATGGGCGAAGCTCAAATCCCGCAGCACGTATGAAATGGTCTCGCGCAAATCGTTCCTGAAACCAAAGGACGGCATGGACTATAACATTGCGGCGTTCTATACGCTGAAGCCGGTACCGGCTCAAGATCCGGCTATCGATAAATTGTACCAAGACAGACCGAATCTGTATCAAGTACAGCAAATCGCACAGCCGCTCTTCCAAGAAGTCATGCAGAAGAAGAAATCGGTTGAGCAGGCGCTTAAAGAATGGCAAACCAAAGGCGATGTCCTGCTGCAGAAAATCAAAGAAAACCCTAATGGTCCCCTTGACGGCGTAGGCGGCGGTCCGATCGGCGTCGGCAATGCAGGCGGCGCAGCCGTTAATTACGGGGGCTAA
- the ung gene encoding uracil-DNA glycosylase: protein MKPSLMNDWKNVLRSELDKPYFHGLLQCLTQAYEEQTIYPAQPAIFNALHYTSYADVKVVILGQDPYHGPGQAHGLSFSVLPGVKTPPSLKNIYNELHADLGYSVPDHGCLVPWAQQGVLLLNNVLTVREGEAASHQGIGWERFTDAVIAELNKRERPIAFVLWGKHAQEKAAAIDSTRHRVLESPHPSPLSARRGFFGSRPFSKVNAWLQSVQETPIDWRIPPLAELEAAAAGK, encoded by the coding sequence ATGAAACCGAGCTTAATGAATGATTGGAAAAACGTGCTGCGAAGCGAGTTAGATAAGCCGTATTTTCACGGGCTCCTGCAGTGTTTAACGCAAGCGTACGAGGAGCAAACGATATACCCGGCTCAGCCTGCTATCTTCAACGCGCTTCATTATACGTCCTACGCGGATGTGAAGGTCGTCATCCTCGGCCAAGATCCCTACCACGGTCCGGGACAAGCGCATGGCCTTAGCTTCTCCGTGCTTCCGGGCGTGAAGACGCCGCCTTCGCTGAAGAACATTTACAATGAACTGCATGCCGATCTTGGTTATTCTGTACCAGATCATGGCTGCCTGGTTCCGTGGGCACAACAAGGCGTGCTGCTTCTGAACAATGTGCTGACAGTTCGGGAAGGAGAGGCAGCGTCCCATCAAGGAATCGGCTGGGAACGGTTTACCGATGCTGTCATTGCAGAGTTGAACAAGAGGGAACGTCCTATCGCCTTTGTCCTGTGGGGAAAGCATGCCCAGGAGAAAGCGGCAGCAATCGATTCAACCCGCCACCGGGTATTGGAATCGCCGCATCCTAGTCCACTCTCGGCGCGTCGAGGCTTCTTCGGCAGCCGGCCGTTCTCCAAAGTCAATGCATGGCTGCAAAGCGTGCAAGAGACTCCGATCGACTGGCGGATTCCTCCGTTAGCGGAGCTTGAAGCAGCGGCGGCTGGGAAATGA
- a CDS encoding radical SAM protein, protein MTTILPGVGKKKPVRWLTPASGYLTGYAYTLNPYVGCAFGCSYCYVRRMPIALFKGKPWGEWVEPKSFDGEQFRNEWHRALRKGDVTVFMSSATDPYQPEEYQARITRRLLEIIAEAPPQFLLLQTRSPLVLRDVDLLLKLGEGVRVSMTVETDLESVRKVLTPSAPPLAGRLRAIRELRRAGVPVQAAVSPLLPCSEAFPAQLAEAVERVVVDDFFRGDGSGGKRSEQLHMAARYRELGAEALYTPKTADDFVGQLKRHMPQGRVYFGQEGFMP, encoded by the coding sequence ATGACTACTATTCTACCGGGCGTCGGCAAGAAGAAACCCGTACGCTGGTTGACGCCGGCCTCCGGATATTTGACCGGATATGCTTATACACTCAATCCTTATGTCGGCTGCGCGTTCGGTTGTTCTTACTGCTACGTGCGTCGAATGCCGATTGCTTTGTTCAAGGGCAAGCCATGGGGTGAATGGGTGGAGCCGAAGTCGTTTGATGGGGAGCAGTTCCGTAATGAATGGCATCGAGCGCTCCGCAAAGGGGATGTAACGGTATTCATGTCTTCGGCGACTGATCCCTATCAACCGGAGGAGTACCAGGCACGCATTACGCGTCGCCTTCTGGAGATCATAGCTGAAGCACCTCCTCAGTTTCTGCTGCTTCAAACGCGAAGTCCGCTCGTTCTCCGCGATGTCGATTTACTCCTGAAGCTTGGAGAAGGAGTGCGCGTCAGCATGACAGTCGAGACCGATCTGGAGTCCGTTAGAAAAGTGCTGACACCTTCGGCACCGCCTCTTGCCGGGAGGCTCAGGGCAATCCGCGAGCTGCGGCGAGCTGGAGTCCCCGTGCAAGCCGCGGTTTCGCCGTTGCTGCCCTGCAGCGAAGCTTTCCCTGCACAGCTGGCGGAAGCCGTGGAGCGCGTTGTCGTCGATGATTTCTTCCGAGGCGACGGCAGCGGGGGCAAACGCTCGGAGCAGCTGCATATGGCTGCGCGGTACCGTGAACTTGGTGCAGAGGCGTTGTATACGCCGAAGACCGCGGATGATTTTGTCGGCCAACTGAAGCGTCATATGCCGCAGGGCCGTGTTTATTTTGGGCAAGAAGGTTTTATGCCGTAA
- a CDS encoding S-layer homology domain-containing protein encodes MKKPLLAVGMMLLLFIAVTQSVWAFSDTKDHPNDAKISELQKLGILTGSSGGKDAFQPNGKLTYAAGISMIVKGLNLNLDGINFFKEPKVTDSFPNMKDDAWYADAFIIAAMNDLDIPRETKANAEMTREQFAHHLIQALLSKGDYAFVDMYAVLQDEKDVNPDYMGSVQKLLITGIAKLDAKHNFYPKTLITRGDAAGWLYDTISFVKDTPAQPPIVDPAPSPFFDMNLSVKPVNADVNEVTVSAQAPNPGYGIRIASISFEGDQAIIHVAPIYPEKGKFFAQVITTVKAVTYVSSSLKPVLGETGAGSPPNPGSAVSGSTGIIGSDGDSQR; translated from the coding sequence ATGAAGAAACCATTATTGGCCGTCGGCATGATGTTGCTCTTGTTCATAGCCGTAACGCAATCTGTCTGGGCTTTTTCCGATACGAAAGATCATCCGAATGACGCAAAAATCTCCGAGCTTCAGAAGCTAGGTATTTTAACCGGAAGCAGCGGCGGCAAAGATGCCTTCCAGCCAAACGGGAAATTGACGTACGCAGCAGGCATCTCAATGATCGTAAAAGGGCTGAATCTGAACCTCGACGGCATCAACTTCTTTAAAGAACCGAAGGTAACCGACAGCTTCCCGAACATGAAGGATGATGCGTGGTACGCAGACGCCTTTATTATCGCAGCCATGAACGATCTCGATATACCGAGAGAAACAAAAGCCAATGCCGAGATGACCCGCGAGCAGTTCGCCCACCATCTGATCCAAGCGCTGCTTAGCAAGGGCGACTACGCGTTCGTCGATATGTATGCGGTGCTTCAGGACGAGAAGGATGTGAATCCCGACTATATGGGCAGTGTTCAGAAGCTTCTGATCACCGGCATCGCCAAGCTCGATGCGAAGCATAATTTCTATCCGAAAACATTGATTACGCGCGGAGATGCAGCAGGCTGGCTCTATGACACCATTTCTTTTGTCAAAGATACGCCTGCACAGCCGCCGATCGTAGATCCGGCTCCTTCCCCGTTCTTCGATATGAATCTGAGCGTCAAGCCGGTTAACGCCGATGTGAATGAAGTTACCGTCTCGGCCCAAGCACCGAATCCAGGCTATGGCATACGGATCGCTTCGATCTCCTTCGAAGGCGACCAAGCGATTATACACGTCGCACCGATTTATCCGGAAAAAGGTAAATTCTTTGCCCAAGTCATCACCACAGTCAAAGCCGTCACGTACGTCTCCTCCTCCTTGAAGCCTGTGCTTGGGGAAACCGGTGCCGGTTCTCCTCCCAATCCAGGCTCTGCGGTGAGCGGCTCTACGGGCATAATTGGCAGCGACGGCGATTCGCAGCGCTAA
- a CDS encoding L,D-transpeptidase, translated as MPNYRIIVDLSDRQLYLHDGNIVIRGFPVGIGKMLTRTPTGNYEIINKQPNPGGPFGVLWMGLSKPHYGIHGTNDPGSIGREVSHGCIRMYNDDVLTLAALVPIHTRVTIRP; from the coding sequence ATGCCTAACTACCGAATTATCGTGGATTTATCCGACAGACAGCTGTATCTGCATGATGGCAATATCGTTATAAGAGGCTTTCCGGTCGGCATCGGCAAAATGTTAACGCGCACGCCTACTGGAAATTACGAGATTATCAATAAACAGCCGAATCCCGGAGGGCCCTTCGGCGTCTTGTGGATGGGCCTGTCTAAGCCGCATTACGGGATTCACGGCACCAACGATCCCGGCTCCATCGGCAGGGAAGTCTCCCACGGCTGCATTCGGATGTACAACGATGACGTACTTACGCTTGCTGCCCTTGTACCGATTCATACGAGAGTAACGATTAGACCCTAG
- a CDS encoding YjfB family protein: MDIASLSTSLSQSNLAQAVGISVLKIAKDQSEQQGQQFVQMLERSVQPNLGGNFDVRV; encoded by the coding sequence ATGGATATCGCATCGCTTTCGACATCCTTGTCTCAGAGCAATTTAGCACAAGCGGTTGGCATCAGCGTACTTAAGATCGCCAAGGACCAGTCCGAACAGCAAGGCCAGCAGTTCGTTCAAATGTTGGAACGCAGCGTACAGCCGAATTTGGGCGGTAATTTCGACGTCCGCGTCTAG
- a CDS encoding DapH/DapD/GlmU-related protein, which translates to MITKLVQRIRWKLRGEVPTEHLINMGLKVGKNFNRRPECIIDYSHCFLITIGDDVTLAPRVHIIAHDASTKTHLNYTKIGLIHIGDRVFVGAGSIILPNVKIGNDVIIAAGSIVAKDIPDNSLFVGNAVVDTAANYLEKNRKRMSESPTFDQTWTVTGNITSEQKEIMIEKLRAGIGFVE; encoded by the coding sequence GTGATAACTAAATTAGTGCAGCGAATTCGTTGGAAGTTAAGAGGAGAAGTTCCAACCGAACATCTAATCAATATGGGATTGAAAGTCGGAAAAAATTTTAATCGACGCCCGGAATGTATTATCGACTACTCTCACTGCTTCTTGATAACGATCGGAGATGACGTAACTCTTGCCCCTAGAGTTCATATTATCGCACATGATGCAAGCACTAAAACGCATTTAAATTATACAAAAATCGGACTCATCCATATTGGAGACCGCGTGTTTGTCGGTGCTGGCAGCATCATTCTCCCAAATGTGAAAATCGGTAACGATGTCATCATAGCCGCCGGTAGTATCGTAGCCAAAGATATCCCCGATAACTCGTTATTTGTTGGCAATGCCGTCGTCGACACGGCAGCAAATTATTTAGAGAAGAATAGAAAGAGAATGTCGGAAAGTCCTACATTTGATCAAACATGGACGGTAACCGGCAATATCACAAGTGAGCAAAAGGAAATCATGATAGAAAAGCTTCGTGCGGGCATAGGATTCGTTGAATGA
- a CDS encoding DUF3892 domain-containing protein, with amino-acid sequence MERESFVAARKNGDGDLMSFKTSSGRELNYEEALSAVQSGSIAGVNVFKGKDGEMYIRGDADGDPTNNLDQLPNF; translated from the coding sequence ATGGAAAGAGAATCTTTCGTTGCCGCACGCAAAAACGGAGACGGCGATTTGATGTCGTTTAAGACGTCGTCCGGCCGGGAGCTTAATTACGAGGAGGCGCTGTCGGCTGTTCAGAGCGGCTCCATCGCCGGCGTGAACGTCTTTAAAGGCAAGGACGGCGAAATGTATATCCGCGGCGACGCGGACGGAGATCCGACGAACAATCTAGACCAGCTCCCTAACTTCTAA